Proteins encoded in a region of the Buteo buteo chromosome 11, bButBut1.hap1.1, whole genome shotgun sequence genome:
- the LOC142037466 gene encoding protein DGCR6 produces MERFGGGTGAGTGGYEAAAEQLSRQQERHYRLLSELQALVKALPSPCQQRLSYTTLSDLALALLDGTVFEIVQGLLEIQHLTEKNLYSQRLQLHSEHRGLKQELFHRHKEAQQCCRPHNLPLLRAAQQREMEAVEQRIREEQRMMDEKIVLELDQKVIDQQSTLEKAGVSGFYITTNPQELTLQMNLLELIRKLQQKESEKAFS; encoded by the exons ATGGAGCGGTTCGGCggcgggaccggggccgggaccggggggtacgaggcggcggcggagcaGCTGTCCCGGCAGCAGGAGCGGCACTACCGGCTGCTGTCGGAGCTGCAGGCGCTGGTGAAGGCGCTGCCCAG CCCTTGCCAGCAGCGCCTCTCCTACACGACGCTGAGCGACCTGGCGCTGGCGTTGCTGGACGGCACCGTCTTCGAGATCGTGCAGGGCCTGCTGGAGATCCAGCACCTCACCGAGAAGAACCTCTACAGCCAGCGCCTGCAGCTGCACAGCGAGCACCGCG GGCTGAAGCAGGAGCTCTTCCACCGGCACAAGGAGgcccagcagtgctgcagaccCCACAACCTGCCGCTCCTCCGGGCCGCCCAGCAGCGGGAGATGGAG GCTGTCGAGCAACGAATTCGAGAGGAACAGCGAATGATGGATGAGAAGATAGTCTTGGAACTGGACCAAAAAGTGATAGACCAACAGAGCACTCTGGAGAAGGCCGGGGTGTCTGGCTTCTACATCACCACCAACCCACAG GAGCTGACTTTACAGATGAATTTGCTGGAACTCATTCGGAAGTTACAACAGAAGGAGTCTGAGAAGGCTTTTTCCTGA
- the SLC7A4 gene encoding cationic amino acid transporter 4 — protein sequence MARWLPRSTDLTRFCQKLNRVKTLEDDMMETSFNRCLSTIDLTLLGIGGMVGSGLYVLTGTVAKEIAGPAVIVSFIIAGFASLLAALCYAEFGARVPKTGSAYMFTYVSVGEIWAFLIGWNVLLEYMIGGAAVARAWSGYLDSIFNHKIKNFTETHVGTWQVPFLARYPDFLAAAILLVATAFISFGAKVSSWLNHVFSAISMGVILFILIMGFVLAQPRNWSAQEGGFAPYGLSGIMAGTATCFYAFVGFDVIAASSEEARNPQRAVPRAIAFSLGLATGAYILVSVVLTLMVPWHTLDPDSALADAFYRRGYAWAGFLVAAGSICAMNTVLLSNLFSLPRIVYAMAEDGLFFRVFARVHPRTQVPVVGIVVFGLLMALLALVFDLEALVQFLSIGTLLAYTFVAASIIVLRFQQQKVDVPAPAAGGQPSPEPHEGPSTGELKEYESFSDKLQLVDRDKSKEHREPGQLKAAFEPYLEFLSDFYPGEVVTVAVVTLMVSAICLCSILVFGNTHLHLPTWSYSLLLVLFSLGFLLSLLLIWAHEQQRSTQTFQIPLVPLSPALSIVLNIYLMLKLSYMTWLRFAVWLLLGLLVYFGYGIWHSKENLREPRPQRVSARYVVFPSGSLEERVQAVQPGSQPAAGLPDTDTDDCKR from the exons ATGGCGAGATGGCTGCCTCGCTCCACCGACCTGACCCGCTTCTGCCAGAAACTGAACCGGGTGAAGACCTTGGAGGACGACATGATGGAGACATCCTTCAACAGATGCCTTTCCACCATCGACTTGACGCTGCTGGGCATCGGGGGCATGGTGGGCTCCGGGCTCTACGTCCTCACAGGCACCGTGGCCAAGGAGATCGCCGGCCCTGCCGTCATCGTCTCCTTCATCATTGCCGGCTTTGCCTCACTCCTGGCTGCTCTCTGCTACGCCGAGTTTGGAGCCCGGGTACCCAAGACGGGCTCTGCCTACATGTTCACCTACGTGTCCGTGGGTGAGATCTGGGCCTTCCTCATCGGCTGGAACGTACTGCTGGAGTACATGATCGGGGGAGCCGCAGTGGCCAGGGCCTGGAGCGGCTACCTGGACTCCATCTTCAACCACAAGATAAAGAACTTCACCGAGACCCATGTGGGCACCTGGCAGGTGCCATTCCTGGCCCGCTACCCCGACTTTCTGGCGGCTGCCATCCTGCTGGTAGCCACCGCCTTCATCTCCTTCGGGGCCAAAGTGTCCTCCTGGCTCAACCACGTCTTCTCGGCCATCAGCATGGGTGTCATCCTCTTCATTCTCATCATGGGCTTTGTCCTCGCGCAGCCTAGGAACTGGAGCGCCCAGGAGGGCGGCTTCGCCCCATACGGGCTGTCAGGCATCATGGCTGGCACGGCCACCTGCTTCTATGCCTTTGTGGGCTTCGACGTCATCGCGGCCTCCAGCGAAGAGGCCAGGAACCCGCAGAGGGCTGTCCCCAGGGCCATCGCTTTCTCCTTGGGGCTGGCCACCGGGGCCTACATCCTGGTGTCGGTGGTGCTGACGCTGATGGTGCCCTGGCACACGCTGGACCCTGACTCTGCCCTGGCAGATGCATTTTACAGGAGGGgctatgcctgggcagggttCCTGGTGGCCGCTGGCTCCATCTGCG CGATGAACACGGTCCTGTTGAGCaacctcttctccctgccacGCATTGTCTACGCCATGGCTGAGGACGGGCTCTTCTTTCGGGTCTTCGCCCGAGTGCATCCCCGCACGCAGGTGCCCGTCGTCGGCATCGTGGTCTTCGGGCTGCTCATGGCCTTGCTGGCCCTTGTCTTTGACCTGGAGGCCCTGGTGCAGTTCCTGTCCATCGGCACGCTGCTGGCCTACACCTTTGTGGCCGCTAGCATCATCGTCCTGCgcttccagcagcagaaggTGGACGTCCCCGCGCCGGCGGCTGGTGGCCAGCCCAGCCCCGAGCCCCACGAGGGTCCATCCACCGGCGAGCTGAAGGAGTACGAGTCCTTCTCCGACAAGCTCCAGCTGGTGGACAGGGACAAGAGCAAAGAGCACcgggagccagggcagctgaagGCAGCTTTTGAGCCCTACCTGGAGTTCCTCAGCGACTTCTACCCAGGCGAGGTGGTCACGGTGGCCGTGGTGACCCTGATGGTGTCCGCCATCTGCCTGTGCTCCATCTTGGTGTTCGGCAACACCCACCTCCACCTGCCCACCTGGAGCTACTCCCTGCTGCTGGTCCTCTTCAGCCTGGGCTTCCTGCTCAGCCTCCTCCTCATCTGGGCGCACGAGCAGCAGCGCAGCACGCAGACCTTCCAG ATCCCCCTGGTACCCCTCTCCCCGGCGCTGAGCATCGTCCTCAATATCTATCTGATGCTGAAACTCAGCTACATGACGTGGCTCCGCTTCGCCGTCTGGCTGCTCTTAG GCCTGCTCGTGTACTTCGGTTACGGCATCTGGCACAGCAAGGAGAACCTGCGGGAGCCCAGGCCGCAGCGTGTCAGCGCCCGCTACGTGGTGTTCCCCAGCggcagcctggaggagagggtGCAGGCGGTCCAGCCCGGCTCCCAGCCTGCCGCTGGGCTGCCAGACACCGACACGGATGACTGCAAAAGATGA